The following are encoded in a window of Pseudoalteromonas tetraodonis genomic DNA:
- the dkgB gene encoding 2,5-didehydrogluconate reductase DkgB yields MTQRVIEMPDLGMGTFRLEGKTAYESVKMALEVGFRHIDTAQIYGNEEQVGQAIKDSNIPRDELFITTKVWNNKLNKNDFIASVEKSLEKLQVDSVDLLLVHWPAPSNNEPMSEYLTELLKAKKLGLTKHIGVSNFTIANLKEAMQTLDSREIFTNQVEVHPYLTNTKLRAFCAQHDIHVTAYMPFVVGKVLNDQTIIDIANKHDATPAQVVIAWENANGMTTIPSSTKRKNLEDNFNDKVKLDDEDIARIDGLDCNDRQATPDFAPQWDQ; encoded by the coding sequence ATGACACAACGTGTAATTGAAATGCCAGACTTAGGTATGGGTACTTTTCGTTTAGAAGGTAAAACTGCTTATGAATCTGTAAAAATGGCGTTAGAAGTAGGATTTCGTCATATTGATACCGCGCAAATTTATGGCAACGAAGAGCAAGTCGGCCAAGCCATTAAAGACAGTAATATTCCCAGAGATGAGTTATTTATTACTACCAAAGTATGGAACAATAAACTCAATAAAAACGACTTTATCGCAAGTGTAGAAAAGTCATTAGAAAAGCTGCAAGTTGACTCGGTTGATTTATTGCTAGTTCACTGGCCTGCACCATCAAACAATGAGCCTATGAGCGAATACCTGACTGAGCTACTAAAAGCTAAAAAGTTAGGGTTAACCAAACATATAGGTGTATCAAACTTCACTATTGCGAACTTAAAAGAAGCGATGCAAACGTTAGACTCGCGTGAAATATTTACTAACCAAGTAGAAGTGCACCCCTATTTAACCAATACCAAACTGCGCGCCTTTTGTGCTCAACATGACATACATGTAACAGCCTATATGCCGTTTGTGGTTGGTAAAGTGTTAAACGATCAAACCATTATAGATATTGCTAATAAACACGATGCAACGCCAGCGCAAGTGGTTATTGCATGGGAAAATGCGAACGGCATGACCACAATTCCATCATCGACCAAGCGTAAAAACTTAGAAGATAACTTTAACGACAAGGTAAAACTTGATGATGAAGATATAGCGCGAATTGATGGCCTTGATTGCAACGACCGCCAAGCAACGCCTGACTTTGCACCACAGTGGGATCAATAA